The Candidatus Nanosynbacter sp. HMT-352 region CGACCTTTTGGATATCCGCCACCGAGCGCCAAATCCAAGCTCAAAGCACCAGAAGGAATTACTTCAACATCGACTTTATGAGCCTCGCCCAATTTCATAATTGATCCGTCACCAAATTGCTTGGTGATTTGATCCATCGCTAGACCAAGCGCCTTAAGTTTGCCTTCATCAACTTTTTTATCCGATGCCTGACTTGACTTTTCTGGATTTACTGTTTTACTGTCTGATTTTGCCATAGCACTCCCTCCTTAGTTACTTCCTTTATTATACCGATTTGTCGCAAGATTTGCTATAATTACATTCATGAATAAGCGAAACGGTTTCACTATTATTGAACTTTTGGTTGTAGCAACTTTCTTGATTATCATTGCAATCTTAGGTTTCTCACAATATACAAAATTGACCAACGAATCAAACAACGCCAAAAAACGCACCGCGATTAACGCTATGCATTATAGCCTGGAAGAAGGTTTTTACGTTAAAAATGGCTATTACCCAGAAAAGTTAGAAGAAGGTACGCTTTCGACTATGGATCCCGCATTATTAAAAGATCCACAAGGTAAGAAAATTGGCGAAAAAGACAGCAGTTATCGTTATGAATCTTCAAATTGTAATGACGGAAAATGTAAGTCATACAAACTTGTCGCGACGCTTGTCGATGAAGATGACTACATAAAAGAAAGTCGCCATAAATAATTAGCTAATCATCACAAACAGGGCGGCCATTCTTGAAGTCTTCAATGGCATTATTGATTATCGCAATCTGCTTGCGTGGATTTGCCACAAAATGGAATATATATGTCGTTTCTTCACCCTCAGTGCTGAGGCGAATCGTGCCATAATTGAAAAGAGTCTGAATAATTCCAGATTGGAGGAAGCTTGCATCTTCAATACTGCCTAAGCTCACCGTTTGCTCGTGCCTATAAAATAAGCTACCCTGGATTTCCTGAATTACACTTTCGTTGGTCATGTAAAAATGATTTTGCAAATATATCCACAAAGACACCGCACCACCAAGCGCAACCAGCCCGATAAGCAACATCGCCACGCCAAATACATCGGTCAGCGAAGGCATCGGCGAGATAATTGCGTCACGAGCAATTGACGGATAAAACATCACAAACACCATGATCATCACCACCAAGAAAACCGAGATTCCCGTCGGAATTAGCATACCAATTGGATGGCGTTTAATATCCAAAATGATATATTCGCCTTCGCTCAAATTGAGATTCGGGTATTGTTGAACTGATTTTTCATGCTTTTGCCTCAGGTCATCGCTAATAGTAAACGGCTTCGGGTCAATATCTCGCGCAACATGTACGACTTGCGGTTCATTAGCATATTGACTACGCAATCGCGGATCAAAATTCTCCCCATCAATAATTTCCGGTTTTGCCGTCACATAAGAATTCGTCTGCGCCACAACCGGAGCTGGACGACCAGTCTGCGGTGGATGATGATATAGTGGTCGACCATCAGCATCGTACGCAACAGGCTGCGTTAAATCTTCTGACGAGGATGTTTGCGGATTCATGCCTATATTATACCATAGAAACAATCTGTTAATTACTTCATAAATCGTAATTTCCAGATTGTTAAAGTGAAAGGTTCATGGCGGCAATCCTTGCTGTCCTTACCTTGATGTTTTCATTGTAGCAAACCTAAAGCGTTTTGTCAATATGTCGGCTAAACATTCACAATCTCGCCTCTTATACAAGCCGTCCCAGCATGCGCATTTGCCGCCAACTTATAATTCTTGATTTCGTCCCAAATCTCACACATATCGCCGTCCAAATTATGTAAATACCGCTGCGTTACTTGTAGGCTCGAATGCCGCAATAATCTCCGCACTACATCGACGTCAGCACCACGCTTGCGCACGTCAGTGGCGAAACTATGGCGCAGTTCGTGTAGCTGAAACCCCTCCAGCCCCGCCTCGCGAAATTGCCGCTGTATTTTCTTGCGGATACCGTCAACCGTTAGCGGCTCAAAGTAGTTGCGCCTTGTCGTCTTAATCCACATGTAGT contains the following coding sequences:
- a CDS encoding PH domain-containing protein; this encodes MNPQTSSSEDLTQPVAYDADGRPLYHHPPQTGRPAPVVAQTNSYVTAKPEIIDGENFDPRLRSQYANEPQVVHVARDIDPKPFTISDDLRQKHEKSVQQYPNLNLSEGEYIILDIKRHPIGMLIPTGISVFLVVMIMVFVMFYPSIARDAIISPMPSLTDVFGVAMLLIGLVALGGAVSLWIYLQNHFYMTNESVIQEIQGSLFYRHEQTVSLGSIEDASFLQSGIIQTLFNYGTIRLSTEGEETTYIFHFVANPRKQIAIINNAIEDFKNGRPVCDD
- a CDS encoding type II secretion system protein, giving the protein MNKRNGFTIIELLVVATFLIIIAILGFSQYTKLTNESNNAKKRTAINAMHYSLEEGFYVKNGYYPEKLEEGTLSTMDPALLKDPQGKKIGEKDSSYRYESSNCNDGKCKSYKLVATLVDEDDYIKESRHK